In the Klebsiella aerogenes KCTC 2190 genome, one interval contains:
- a CDS encoding LysR family transcriptional regulator has protein sequence MNNELSGMKAFVTVAELGSFSKAAEVLNLTQPALTRKIQKIESNLNTALFERTTRKIMLTQAGKMLLPNAKSLIASLDAAIFNISNLTSNVHDTVTLSCIPTAVFYFLPRAIVQFNQRYPHIKVRIYEQGIENCMASVRKGKVDFGINMNFITHPDIEFSPLVNEPFVLACRQDHPLASKKLVEWRELVSQRLVGVRRSSGNRQLIESCLQDKPWKLDWFYEVRHLSTSLGLVEAGLGISALPCLAMPHHANSAVVSVPLVEPVIRRTLGMIRVKNRPLSAAAERFASLLLLMWTDEASELWCNVVDSHQQL, from the coding sequence ATGAACAATGAACTATCCGGAATGAAAGCTTTTGTCACTGTTGCCGAGTTGGGTTCATTTAGCAAAGCGGCAGAAGTACTTAACCTGACGCAACCCGCATTGACCCGCAAAATACAAAAAATAGAAAGTAACCTCAATACAGCCCTTTTCGAAAGAACCACCCGAAAAATCATGCTCACTCAAGCAGGAAAAATGCTTCTTCCAAACGCAAAGTCACTGATTGCCAGCCTTGATGCCGCCATTTTTAACATCAGCAACCTGACTTCTAATGTGCATGATACGGTAACGCTTTCTTGTATCCCGACGGCAGTATTTTATTTTTTACCTCGCGCCATCGTTCAATTTAATCAGCGTTACCCCCATATCAAAGTTCGAATTTATGAACAAGGTATAGAAAATTGCATGGCCTCGGTGAGAAAAGGCAAAGTCGATTTTGGAATAAATATGAACTTCATCACACATCCCGACATCGAATTTAGCCCACTCGTTAATGAACCCTTCGTGCTGGCTTGCCGGCAGGATCATCCGCTGGCCAGTAAAAAATTAGTGGAATGGCGGGAGCTCGTCTCGCAGAGATTAGTTGGCGTCAGACGCTCGAGCGGTAATCGGCAACTGATTGAAAGTTGCCTGCAGGATAAGCCATGGAAATTAGATTGGTTTTACGAAGTCAGACACTTATCCACCTCTCTGGGTCTGGTCGAGGCGGGGCTTGGCATATCGGCCTTGCCCTGCCTGGCCATGCCGCATCACGCTAACAGCGCTGTCGTCAGCGTGCCGCTGGTCGAACCGGTAATCAGGCGCACGCTTGGCATGATTCGCGTTAAAAACCGCCCTCTTTCCGCAGCGGCTGAACGCTTCGCGTCATTATTACTGCTCATGTGGACGGATGAAGCGAGCGAGTTATGGTGTAATGTGGTCGATTCACACCAGCAGCTATAA
- the ileS gene encoding isoleucine--tRNA ligase has protein sequence MSDYKSTLNLPETGFPMRGDLAKREPGMLARWTDDDLYGIIRAAKKGKKTFILHDGPPYANGSIHIGHSVNKILKDIIVKSKGLTGFDSPYVPGWDCHGLPIELKVEQQYGKPGEKFTAAEFRAKCREYAAEQIDGQRKDFIRLGVLGDWSRPYLTMDFKTEANIIRALGKIIGNGHLHKGAKPVHWCVDCRSALAEAEVEYYDKTSPSIDVAFHAVDKAAVLAKFGVADVTGPVSLVIWTTTPWTLPANRAISLSPEFDYALVQVDGQALILAKDLVESVMQRIGVADYTILAAVQGSELELMRFKHPFLDFDVPAILGDHVTLDAGTGAVHTAGGHGPDDYTISQKYGLEIANPVGPDGSYLPGTYPSLDGINVFKANDIIVEMLRDSGALLHVEKMQHSYPCCWRHKSPIIFRATPQWFVSMDQKGLRAQSLKEIKGVQWIPDWGQARIESMVANRPDWCISRQRTWGVPMSLFVHKETHELHPRTLELMEEVAKRVEVDGIQAWWDLDSRDILGDDADSYEKVPDTLDVWFDSGSTHSSVVDVRPEFAGHAADMYLEGSDQHRGWFMSSLMISTAMKGKAPYRQVLTHGFTVDGQGRKMSKSIGNTVSPQDVMNKLGADILRLWVASTDYTGEMAVSDEILKRAADSYRRIRNTARFLLANLNGFDPAKDMVKPEEMVVLDRWAVGCAQAAQEDILKAYESYDFHEVVQRLMRFCSIEMGSFYLDIIKDRQYTAKADSVARRSCQTALFHIVEALVRWMAPIMSFTADEIWGYLPGEREKYVFTGEWYEGLFGLADDEAMNDDFWDELLKVRGEVNKVIEQARADKKVGGSLEAAVTLYADADLAAKLNALGEELRFVLLTSGANVADYAQAPADAWQSDLLKGLKVVLSKAEGEKCPRCWHYTSDVGKVAEHAEICGRCVSNVAGDGEQRKFA, from the coding sequence ATGAGTGACTATAAATCCACCCTGAATTTGCCGGAAACAGGGTTCCCGATGCGTGGCGACCTCGCCAAACGCGAGCCGGGAATGCTGGCGCGTTGGACCGATGATGACCTGTACGGCATCATCCGTGCGGCGAAAAAAGGCAAAAAAACCTTCATTCTGCATGATGGCCCTCCTTATGCGAATGGCAGCATTCATATTGGTCACTCGGTTAACAAGATTCTGAAAGACATTATCGTTAAGTCCAAAGGACTGACGGGTTTTGACTCGCCGTACGTTCCGGGTTGGGACTGCCACGGTTTGCCGATCGAACTGAAAGTCGAGCAGCAATACGGCAAGCCGGGTGAGAAATTCACCGCCGCAGAATTCCGCGCCAAGTGCCGTGAATATGCCGCCGAGCAGATCGACGGCCAGCGTAAAGACTTTATCCGCCTGGGCGTGCTGGGCGACTGGTCGCGTCCGTACCTGACCATGGACTTCAAAACTGAAGCCAATATCATCCGCGCGCTGGGTAAAATCATCGGCAACGGTCACCTGCATAAAGGCGCTAAGCCGGTGCACTGGTGCGTTGACTGCCGTTCCGCGCTGGCGGAAGCGGAAGTTGAGTACTATGACAAAACGTCTCCGTCTATCGATGTGGCGTTCCACGCGGTAGATAAAGCCGCGGTATTGGCCAAATTCGGCGTAGCCGACGTCACTGGCCCGGTTTCGCTGGTTATCTGGACCACGACGCCGTGGACCCTGCCGGCTAACCGCGCCATCTCTCTGTCGCCTGAGTTCGACTATGCGCTGGTGCAGGTTGACGGCCAGGCGCTGATCCTGGCGAAAGACCTGGTGGAAAGCGTGATGCAGCGCATTGGCGTGGCGGATTACACCATCCTGGCGGCGGTACAGGGTTCCGAGCTTGAACTGATGCGCTTTAAGCATCCGTTCCTCGATTTCGATGTGCCGGCGATCCTTGGCGACCACGTGACGCTGGATGCGGGTACCGGCGCGGTACATACCGCCGGCGGCCACGGCCCGGACGACTACACTATCAGCCAGAAATATGGACTGGAAATCGCCAACCCGGTTGGCCCGGACGGTTCTTATCTGCCGGGGACTTACCCGTCTCTGGATGGTATCAACGTCTTCAAAGCCAACGACATCATCGTCGAGATGCTGCGTGACAGCGGCGCGCTGCTGCACGTGGAAAAAATGCAGCACAGCTATCCGTGCTGCTGGCGCCACAAATCGCCGATCATCTTCCGCGCTACCCCGCAGTGGTTCGTCAGCATGGATCAAAAAGGCCTGCGCGCGCAGTCTCTGAAAGAGATCAAAGGCGTGCAGTGGATCCCGGACTGGGGCCAGGCGCGTATCGAATCGATGGTTGCCAACCGTCCTGACTGGTGTATCTCCCGTCAGCGTACCTGGGGCGTGCCGATGTCGCTGTTCGTGCATAAAGAAACCCACGAGCTACACCCGCGCACCCTCGAACTGATGGAAGAAGTGGCGAAACGCGTTGAAGTTGACGGCATCCAGGCGTGGTGGGATCTCGATTCCCGCGACATCCTTGGCGATGACGCCGACAGCTACGAAAAAGTGCCGGATACCCTCGACGTGTGGTTTGACTCCGGGTCCACCCACTCTTCTGTGGTCGATGTGCGTCCGGAATTCGCCGGTCACGCCGCGGACATGTATCTGGAAGGCTCCGATCAGCATCGCGGCTGGTTCATGTCTTCGCTGATGATCTCCACGGCGATGAAAGGCAAAGCGCCATATCGTCAGGTACTGACCCACGGCTTCACCGTCGACGGTCAGGGCCGCAAAATGTCCAAGTCTATCGGTAACACCGTTAGCCCGCAGGACGTGATGAACAAACTGGGCGCCGATATTCTGCGTCTGTGGGTGGCTTCCACCGACTATACCGGCGAAATGGCGGTCTCTGATGAGATCCTCAAACGCGCCGCGGACAGCTATCGTCGTATCCGTAATACCGCGCGCTTCCTGCTGGCGAACCTTAACGGTTTCGATCCGGCAAAAGATATGGTTAAACCGGAAGAGATGGTCGTTCTGGACCGCTGGGCGGTCGGCTGCGCGCAGGCGGCTCAGGAAGATATCCTCAAAGCCTACGAATCCTACGACTTCCACGAAGTGGTGCAGCGCCTGATGCGCTTCTGCTCCATCGAAATGGGCTCGTTCTATCTCGACATCATCAAAGACCGCCAGTACACCGCGAAAGCGGACAGCGTGGCGCGTCGCAGCTGCCAGACCGCGCTGTTCCATATCGTGGAAGCGCTGGTGCGCTGGATGGCGCCGATCATGTCCTTCACCGCGGACGAAATCTGGGGCTATCTGCCGGGCGAGCGTGAAAAATACGTCTTCACCGGCGAGTGGTATGAAGGCCTGTTCGGCCTGGCCGACGACGAAGCGATGAACGACGATTTCTGGGATGAACTGCTGAAAGTGCGCGGCGAAGTCAACAAGGTGATCGAGCAGGCGCGTGCTGATAAGAAAGTCGGTGGTTCTCTGGAAGCGGCGGTTACGCTGTATGCCGATGCTGACCTGGCGGCCAAGCTCAACGCACTGGGCGAAGAATTACGATTTGTCCTGTTGACCTCCGGCGCTAACGTTGCCGATTATGCACAGGCTCCGGCTGATGCCTGGCAGAGCGATCTGCTGAAAGGGCTGAAAGTGGTCCTGAGCAAAGCCGAGGGCGAGAAGTGCCCACGCTGCTGGCATTACACCAGCGATGTCGGCAAGGTGGCGGAACACGCAGAAATCTGCGGTCGCTGTGTCAGTAACGTCGCCGGTGACGGCGAGCAACGTAAATTCGCCTGA
- the fkpB gene encoding FKBP-type peptidyl-prolyl cis-trans isomerase, which translates to MSNSVQSNSAVLVHFTLKLDDGSTAESTRGNGKPALFRLGDASLSEGLEQHLLGLKAGDKTTFSLEPDAAFGVPSPDLIQYFSRREFIDAGEPEIGAIMLFTAMDGSEMPGVIREVNGDSITVDFNHPLAGRTVHFDIEVLEVDPALEG; encoded by the coding sequence ATGTCTAACTCTGTACAGAGCAACAGCGCGGTGCTGGTGCACTTCACGCTGAAACTGGATGATGGCTCCACCGCCGAATCCACGCGCGGCAACGGCAAACCAGCGCTGTTTCGTCTTGGTGATGCCTCGCTTTCCGAAGGGCTGGAGCAGCATCTGCTGGGGCTGAAAGCCGGCGATAAAACCACGTTCTCGCTGGAACCTGACGCCGCCTTTGGCGTACCTAGCCCGGATCTGATCCAGTACTTCTCTCGCCGCGAGTTTATCGACGCCGGCGAGCCGGAAATCGGCGCGATTATGCTCTTTACCGCAATGGATGGCAGCGAAATGCCCGGTGTGATCCGCGAAGTGAACGGCGATTCCATCACCGTCGACTTCAACCATCCGCTGGCCGGGCGTACCGTTCATTTTGATATTGAAGTGCTGGAAGTCGATCCGGCGCTGGAGGGGTAA
- the ribF gene encoding bifunctional riboflavin kinase/FAD synthetase: protein MKLIRGIHNLSQAPHGCVLTIGNFDGVHRGHQALLQRLRAEGRQLGLPVVVMIFEPQPLELFAADKAPARITRLREKLGYLAESGVDYVLCVRFDRRFAALTAQDFISELLVRQLGVRFLAVGDDFRFGAGRQGDFLLLQKAGAEYGFDVTSTQTFCEGGVRISSTAVRQALADDDLAQAENLLGHPFTISGRVVHGDELGRTIGFPTANLPLRRQVSPVKGVFAVEVTGLGDKPLPGVANIGTRPTVSGVRQQLEVHLLDVVMDLYGRHIDVILRKKIRNEQRFASLDELKAQIARDELTAREYFGLTRQG from the coding sequence ATGAAGCTGATACGCGGCATACATAATCTCAGTCAGGCCCCGCACGGGTGCGTGCTGACCATTGGAAATTTCGACGGCGTGCATCGCGGGCATCAGGCGCTGCTGCAGCGCCTGCGCGCAGAGGGCCGCCAGCTCGGTCTGCCGGTTGTGGTGATGATTTTTGAGCCGCAGCCGCTGGAGCTGTTTGCCGCCGATAAAGCGCCGGCGCGGATCACGCGGCTGCGTGAGAAGCTTGGCTACCTGGCGGAAAGTGGTGTCGACTACGTGCTGTGTGTCCGTTTCGACCGGCGTTTCGCGGCGCTGACGGCGCAAGATTTCATCAGCGAACTGCTGGTGCGTCAGCTGGGCGTGCGGTTCCTTGCCGTCGGCGATGATTTCCGCTTTGGCGCTGGTCGTCAGGGGGATTTCTTGTTATTACAGAAGGCCGGGGCGGAGTACGGTTTTGACGTCACCAGTACCCAGACCTTCTGCGAAGGTGGCGTGCGTATTAGCAGCACCGCGGTGCGTCAGGCGCTGGCCGACGATGACCTCGCGCAGGCGGAAAACCTGCTGGGGCATCCGTTTACCATCTCTGGTCGCGTCGTCCACGGCGATGAGCTGGGGCGCACCATAGGTTTCCCGACGGCGAACTTACCGCTGCGTCGTCAGGTTTCCCCGGTTAAAGGGGTCTTTGCGGTAGAAGTGACAGGGCTCGGCGATAAGCCATTACCCGGCGTCGCCAACATTGGCACTCGTCCAACGGTCTCCGGCGTGCGACAGCAGCTGGAAGTTCACCTTCTGGACGTTGTAATGGACCTCTACGGTCGCCATATAGATGTAATACTGCGTAAAAAAATACGTAACGAGCAGCGTTTTGCGTCGCTGGATGAGCTAAAAGCGCAAATCGCACGAGATGAGTTAACGGCCCGCGAGTACTTTGGGCTCACCAGGCAGGGATAA
- the ispH gene encoding 4-hydroxy-3-methylbut-2-enyl diphosphate reductase has translation MQILLANPRGFCAGVDRAISIVENALTLYGAPIYVRHEVVHNRYVVDSLRQRGAIFIEQISEVPDGAILIFSAHGVSQAVRNEAKSRDLTVFDATCPLVTKVHMEVARASRRGEESILIGHAGHPEVEGTMGQYNNPEGGMYLVESPEDVLTLEVKNDARLSFMTQTTLSVDDTSDVIDALRERFPKIVGPRKDDICYATTNRQEAVRALAEQADVVLVVGSKNSSNSNRLAELAQRMGKAAYLIDDATDIQEQWVKSAACVGVTAGASAPDILVQNVIARLQELGGGEAVPLEGREENIVFEVPKELRVDVREVE, from the coding sequence ATGCAGATCCTGTTGGCTAACCCGCGCGGTTTTTGCGCCGGCGTTGACCGCGCTATCAGCATTGTAGAAAACGCGCTGACGCTGTACGGCGCGCCGATCTACGTTCGTCACGAAGTTGTCCATAATCGCTACGTCGTCGATAGCCTGCGCCAGCGTGGGGCGATTTTTATCGAACAGATTAGCGAAGTGCCGGACGGCGCGATCCTGATTTTCTCCGCCCACGGGGTTTCGCAGGCAGTACGCAACGAAGCGAAGAGTCGTGACCTGACGGTTTTCGACGCTACCTGCCCGCTGGTAACTAAAGTCCATATGGAAGTCGCCCGCGCCAGCCGCCGCGGCGAAGAGTCGATTCTGATTGGCCACGCCGGGCATCCGGAAGTTGAAGGCACCATGGGCCAGTACAATAACCCCGAAGGGGGCATGTATCTGGTTGAGTCGCCGGAGGATGTGCTGACGCTGGAAGTGAAAAACGATGCCCGACTGTCGTTTATGACCCAGACCACGCTCTCCGTCGATGATACTTCTGACGTTATCGACGCGCTGCGCGAGCGCTTCCCGAAAATCGTCGGCCCGCGTAAAGACGATATTTGCTACGCCACCACCAACCGTCAGGAAGCCGTACGCGCGCTGGCGGAGCAGGCTGATGTGGTGCTGGTGGTCGGTTCGAAAAACTCTTCGAACTCCAATCGCCTGGCTGAACTGGCGCAGCGAATGGGGAAAGCGGCCTATCTTATCGACGATGCCACCGATATCCAGGAACAATGGGTTAAGTCTGCTGCCTGCGTTGGGGTAACAGCGGGCGCGTCGGCCCCGGATATCCTGGTGCAGAATGTGATTGCCCGTCTGCAGGAGCTGGGCGGCGGCGAAGCGGTGCCGTTGGAAGGCCGTGAAGAGAATATCGTTTTCGAGGTGCCGAAAGAGCTGCGTGTAGATGTCCGTGAAGTAGAATAA
- the lspA gene encoding signal peptidase II encodes MSKSICSTGLRWLWVVVAVLIIDLGSKFLILQNFALGETVSLFPSLNLHYARNYGAAFSFLADSGGWQRWFFAGIAVGICVVLAVLMYRSKATQKLNNIAYALIIGGALGNLFDRLWHGFVVDMIDFYVGDWHFATFNLADSAICIGAALIVLEGFLPSSDKKTS; translated from the coding sequence ATGAGTAAATCGATCTGTTCAACGGGGCTACGCTGGCTGTGGGTCGTCGTAGCCGTGCTGATTATCGATCTGGGCAGCAAATTCCTGATCCTCCAGAACTTCGCTCTGGGGGAGACGGTTTCGCTGTTCCCATCGCTTAATCTGCATTATGCGCGCAACTACGGCGCGGCTTTTAGCTTCCTCGCCGACAGCGGCGGCTGGCAGCGCTGGTTCTTCGCCGGGATTGCCGTTGGTATCTGCGTGGTGCTGGCGGTGCTGATGTATCGTTCGAAGGCGACGCAAAAGCTGAACAACATTGCCTACGCGCTGATCATTGGCGGCGCGCTGGGCAACCTGTTCGACCGTCTGTGGCACGGCTTTGTGGTCGATATGATCGACTTCTATGTCGGCGACTGGCATTTCGCCACCTTCAACCTTGCCGATAGCGCCATCTGCATCGGCGCGGCGCTGATCGTGCTGGAAGGCTTCTTGCCTTCCAGTGATAAAAAAACATCATAA
- a CDS encoding 4-oxalomesaconate tautomerase: MKQIPCVLMRGGTSKGAFLLADDLPEDIQKRDETLLTIMGSGHELEIDGIGGGSPQTSKVAIVSKSTSQQADIDYLFVQVIVNERRVDITPNCGNMLCAVGGFAIEKGLVAANSPVTRVRIRNVNTNTFVDADIQTPDGQVVYEGDTHIDGVPGHAAPVGLTFLNAAGAKSGQLFPTGNRVDIFDDTRVTCIDMAMPMVIIPAHSLGKTGYESAAELDQDKEFFQRLESIRKQAGVAMGFGDVSNMVIPKPVLVAPPQHGGTLSVRYFMPHNCHKSLAITGAIGLASSCIIADTVVNELTRMSGEGLIRVEHPSGSIDVSLSNANETPENIRASVIRTARKILSGMVYLPE, translated from the coding sequence ATGAAACAAATTCCGTGTGTTCTCATGCGTGGTGGAACATCAAAAGGCGCTTTCCTGTTAGCAGATGATCTACCAGAAGATATTCAAAAACGTGATGAAACATTATTAACTATCATGGGTTCTGGCCATGAACTGGAAATTGATGGCATTGGCGGCGGGAGTCCGCAAACCAGTAAAGTGGCTATTGTCAGTAAATCGACCAGCCAGCAAGCGGATATTGACTACTTATTTGTACAGGTCATTGTCAATGAGCGACGGGTTGATATTACGCCTAATTGCGGCAACATGCTGTGCGCAGTCGGCGGGTTTGCTATCGAAAAAGGACTTGTCGCGGCGAATTCCCCAGTAACGCGGGTGCGAATCAGAAACGTCAATACCAACACCTTTGTTGACGCAGACATTCAAACCCCGGACGGCCAGGTTGTTTATGAAGGAGATACCCATATTGATGGCGTTCCAGGGCATGCGGCCCCGGTAGGCCTGACATTCTTAAACGCCGCCGGGGCGAAATCGGGCCAGCTTTTCCCAACCGGCAACCGGGTTGATATTTTTGATGATACTCGCGTCACCTGTATCGATATGGCGATGCCGATGGTTATTATTCCAGCGCATAGCTTGGGTAAAACAGGGTATGAATCGGCGGCGGAATTAGATCAGGATAAAGAATTTTTTCAGCGCCTTGAATCAATACGTAAGCAAGCAGGCGTGGCAATGGGGTTTGGCGATGTCTCGAACATGGTAATACCTAAACCAGTGCTGGTTGCTCCACCTCAACATGGTGGAACGCTGAGTGTTCGGTATTTCATGCCTCATAACTGTCATAAATCGTTGGCTATTACGGGCGCTATCGGTCTGGCGAGTTCTTGTATTATTGCTGATACCGTAGTTAACGAGCTGACGAGAATGTCGGGTGAGGGATTAATCAGAGTTGAACACCCTAGCGGAAGTATTGACGTCAGTTTAAGTAATGCTAATGAAACTCCTGAAAATATTCGCGCATCGGTGATTCGTACCGCACGTAAAATTCTTTCTGGCATGGTTTATCTCCCTGAATAA
- a CDS encoding anion permease produces the protein MDKKTLCKLLVLVAIPLLISLFPAPAGLTELAWVLSGIYLAAIVGLVIKPFSEPVILLVAVAASMVIIGNLGDGSIKSSSVLSGYASGTTWLVFSAFTLSAAFVITGLGKRIAYILIGKIGSTTLGLGYVTAFLDLILSPATPSNTARAGGIVLPIINSVAVALGSEPEHTAKRVGHYLMMNVYMVTKTTSYMFFTAMAGNILALKMIEDICHIKLSWGGWALAGILPGLIMLLLTPLITYKLYPPELKKVDNKAIAKEGLESLGPMTLREKMLSCLFVMALAGWVFSTSLGVNESTVAICVMALMLILKIVTWDDVIKNKGGWNTLIWYGGIIGLSSLLSKVGFFLWLAELLKNNISFGSHSTLAFVVIVALSILVRYFFASGSAYIVAMVPVFAMLANVSGAPVMLTALALLFSNSYGGMVTHYGGAAGPVIFGVGYNDIKSWWIVGGILALLTFILHITVGVWWWELLMYWKVI, from the coding sequence ATGGATAAAAAAACATTATGCAAGCTATTAGTGCTTGTTGCCATCCCATTGCTTATTAGTCTATTTCCGGCCCCGGCTGGGTTGACTGAACTTGCATGGGTATTGTCAGGTATTTATCTGGCTGCAATTGTTGGTTTAGTGATTAAACCATTTTCTGAACCAGTCATACTGTTAGTCGCTGTGGCTGCCTCCATGGTTATCATTGGCAATTTAGGTGATGGTTCAATAAAATCATCGAGCGTATTAAGTGGCTATGCATCAGGTACCACCTGGTTGGTGTTTTCTGCATTTACCTTAAGTGCCGCTTTTGTTATTACTGGTTTAGGTAAACGGATTGCATATATTCTTATTGGCAAGATAGGGAGTACCACACTTGGCTTAGGCTATGTTACCGCCTTTCTGGATCTGATTCTTTCACCCGCGACACCGTCGAATACGGCCCGTGCTGGCGGTATCGTATTACCTATCATCAATAGCGTGGCTGTCGCGCTAGGGTCGGAACCAGAGCATACGGCAAAACGCGTTGGTCATTATTTAATGATGAACGTCTATATGGTTACCAAAACCACCAGTTATATGTTCTTTACCGCCATGGCGGGTAATATCCTGGCGCTCAAAATGATTGAGGATATTTGCCATATCAAATTGAGCTGGGGTGGATGGGCATTGGCTGGCATATTGCCAGGCTTAATCATGCTGTTACTGACACCGCTTATAACCTATAAGCTATATCCGCCCGAATTAAAAAAAGTAGATAATAAAGCCATTGCCAAAGAAGGTCTTGAGTCTTTAGGGCCGATGACCTTGCGTGAGAAAATGCTCTCCTGCTTGTTTGTGATGGCGTTAGCGGGTTGGGTATTTAGCACTTCGCTTGGGGTTAATGAATCAACGGTGGCGATTTGCGTCATGGCGTTGATGCTGATATTAAAAATTGTTACCTGGGATGATGTCATTAAAAATAAAGGTGGCTGGAACACACTAATTTGGTACGGCGGTATCATTGGTTTGAGTTCTTTGCTTTCCAAAGTTGGTTTTTTCTTGTGGTTGGCCGAGTTACTGAAAAATAACATTTCATTTGGCAGTCATAGTACGCTGGCATTCGTTGTCATCGTCGCGTTGAGTATACTGGTTCGTTATTTCTTTGCCTCGGGCAGCGCCTATATTGTGGCGATGGTTCCGGTCTTTGCCATGCTGGCGAATGTTTCCGGTGCGCCAGTTATGTTAACCGCGTTAGCGCTGCTGTTTAGTAATTCCTATGGCGGTATGGTCACCCATTATGGTGGCGCGGCTGGCCCGGTTATATTTGGGGTTGGTTATAATGATATTAAATCCTGGTGGATTGTTGGCGGTATATTAGCGCTGTTAACTTTTATTCTGCATATCACCGTTGGGGTATGGTGGTGGGAATTATTAATGTACTGGAAAGTGATTTAA
- the rihC gene encoding ribonucleoside hydrolase RihC, producing the protein MRLPIILDTDPGIDDAAAIAAALFSPQLDLQLMTTVAGNVSVEKTTRNALQLLHFWNADVPLAQGASMPLVRPLRDAASVHGESGMEGYDFVEHNRQPLAKPAFQAIRDALMHAPEPVTLVAIGPLTNIALLITQYPECLFNIRRLVLMGGSAGRGNFTPNAEFNIAIDPEAAAKVFQSGLEIVMCGLDVTNKAMLNADYLVTLPTLNQTGKMLHALFSHYRSGSMSSGLRMHDLCAIAWLVRPDLFTLKPCFVAVETQGTWTAGATVVDIEGRLGQPANAQVALDLDVAGFQHWAAEVFALAP; encoded by the coding sequence ATGCGCTTACCGATTATTCTCGACACCGATCCGGGTATTGACGATGCGGCGGCGATCGCCGCCGCGCTCTTCTCGCCGCAGTTGGATTTGCAATTAATGACCACGGTGGCGGGCAACGTCTCGGTGGAAAAGACGACCCGCAACGCGCTGCAACTGCTGCATTTCTGGAATGCCGATGTACCGCTGGCGCAAGGCGCGTCGATGCCGCTGGTACGTCCGTTGCGCGATGCCGCCTCGGTGCATGGCGAGTCCGGCATGGAGGGTTATGATTTCGTCGAACATAACCGTCAACCGCTGGCAAAACCGGCATTTCAGGCGATCCGCGATGCGTTGATGCACGCGCCGGAACCCGTGACCCTGGTGGCCATCGGCCCGCTAACCAACATTGCCTTGCTGATAACGCAGTATCCTGAGTGCCTGTTTAATATTCGTCGACTGGTGCTGATGGGCGGCTCGGCCGGGCGCGGTAACTTTACCCCCAACGCCGAGTTTAATATCGCCATTGATCCTGAAGCCGCCGCGAAAGTCTTCCAGAGCGGGCTGGAGATTGTGATGTGCGGGCTGGATGTCACCAATAAGGCGATGCTGAATGCGGACTATCTGGTCACACTGCCAACGCTCAATCAGACAGGCAAAATGCTTCATGCGCTATTTAGCCATTATCGCAGCGGCAGTATGAGCAGCGGTCTGAGAATGCATGATTTATGCGCTATTGCGTGGTTGGTTCGTCCGGATCTGTTTACGCTCAAACCCTGCTTTGTGGCGGTAGAGACGCAGGGGACCTGGACGGCTGGCGCTACCGTGGTAGATATCGAAGGGCGTCTGGGACAACCGGCCAACGCACAGGTGGCGTTGGATTTGGATGTCGCGGGTTTTCAACATTGGGCGGCGGAGGTTTTCGCTCTCGCGCCATGA